GGGGTGCTGGAGGTTCACCGAAAACGGTACGGTTCCTCTTCCGATGTAAGCCCGGAAGATTATGCGTGGGTGTACGAGTCCCTGCGCCAGGAGGCGGCCCGCATTAGCGCCGACGCCGTTATTTTCCCGGAGGTGCGGGTGGAGATGGACAGCTACTACCTCTTTCCGACCAGCGAGATGTACGGCAAAGGGGTCGCCATCAAGTTTCAATGAACGCGTTGTTTGATCGAGCTGCAGACCGCCCACTTCGGCCGGCTGTGAGTAATGTGTTATTGCTGCTATCAAGGAGGGTGCGATGAAGGCTGTGCTGATGGAGGGATTTGGCGGCAGGGAAGTGCTGAGGGTAGGGGATGCGCCGAAACCGGCTCCGAAGGAGAATCAGGTTCTGGTGCGGGTGATGGCAACCTCGGTGAACCGGCCGGACCTGGTGCAGCGGGAAGGGAAGTACCCTCCGCCGCCGGGGGAGTCGGAGATTCTCGGGCTGGAGGTGGCCGGCATCGTCGAAGAGGTCGGCCCCGGCGTCAGCGCGTGGCAGCCGGGGGACCGGGTGATGTCACTCGTCGGCGGAGGGGGGTATGCGGAATATGCCACCCCCTATGCGAATCACCTGATGCGGATTCCCGAGACCATGAGCTTCGAGGAAGCCGCCTGCGTCTGCGAGACCTATATCACTGCTTTTCTAAACGTCCTCGTTCTCGGCGCGCTGAAAGAGGGGGAGACAGCCCTCCTGCATGGAGGCGGAGGCGGAGTCAACACGGCCGCTATCCAGCTCTGCCGAGCGCTCGTTCCCTCCAGCAGGCTCATTGTGACCGCTTCCCCCGGGAAGGTGGAGCGGGTAAAAGAGCTCGGCGCCGACCTGGTGATCAACTACCGTGAAAGCGATTTTGCGGAGGTCATAAAGGAGTACACCGGGAAGAAGGGGGTAGATGTCATCCTCGACCACATCGGGGCGAAATACTTCTCGTCAAACATGAATTCGCTGGCCGTGAAGGGGCGACTGGTGGTGATAGGGGTGACGTCGGGGATAACGGGGGAGCTCAATCTGGCAATGATGATGGTGAAGAGGCAGCAGATCATCGGGAGCGTGCTGCGGGCGCGGCCAGTAGCCGAGAAGGGGGATATAGTGGCGCTCTTTGCCGAGCGGGCGCTTCCGAAGCTGGCGGATCGCACCGTGGTGCCGATAGTCCACCAGGTCTTTCCGCTGGAGCAGGTGAGAGAGGCGCACGCCCTCATGGAGGAGAGCGGGCACTTCGGAAAGATCGTGCTGCGGGTGGCGTAGCGGGAAGAGTCTGCCGGAAACGCTTCGCTTATTCCGGCCTACATGGTCGCATGGTGATAGGTGATGTAATGTAGGCCGGGATAAGTCGCAGACATTCCCGGCATTTTGAATCTCGTTCCCAAGGTCACCTTGGGAACGGGCTTGGGCGCAAAGCTCCAGCTTTGCATCCGCGCCGGCAATCCCCGTCTTGGCGAGGCAGAACCTCGCGGGCACATGCATTCCCAAGCTGGAGCTTGGGAACGAGGTATCACACAAAAGAAAGGGCGCAGAGGAAATTATTTCCCCTGCGCCCTTTTTGCGTAGCTACCACTGAGACCCTACAGGCTCAACTCCGCGTGTCCCTCGCACAGCGCCTCGCGTGCGGCCACTACTTCGGCGCTCTCCAGGTAGTCGTCAAAGCCCATGATCCGGTCGATGATCCCCTTGGGCGTGATCTCCACGATCCTGTTTGCCACCGTCGAGACGAACTCGTGGTCGTGGGAGGCGAAGAGAACCACTTCATTGAAGGCGATCAGCCCGTTGTTGAGCGCGGTGATCGATTCAAGATCGAGGTGGTTCGTCGGCTCGTCGAGGATCAGCGCGTTCGCGCCGGTCAGCATCATCCTCGAAAGCATGCAGCGAACCCGCTCTCCACCGGAAAGAACGCTCGTCTTCTTCATCGCCTCTTCCCCGGAAAAGAGCATGCGCCCCAGGAAGCCGCGGGCGAAGCTCTCCCCTTCGGTCGGGGGGGAGTACTGGCCGAGCCACTCGATGAGGTTGAGGTCATTCTTGAAGTACTCGCCGTTCTCCTTAGGGAAGTAGGCGTTGGTGATGGTGACCCCCCAGCGGAAGGTACCGGCGTCCGGCTCCAGCTCTCCTGCGAGGATCTGGAAAAGGGTGGTCTTGGCAAGGGAGTTCCCGCCGATGAAGGCGATCTTGTCCCCTTTCCTGACGGTAAGGTCGAGGTCCTTGAAGAGCTGCACACCCTCGACTTCCTTGCTGAGCCCCTTCACTTCAAGGATGATGTCGCCGCAGGGACGCTCCGGCTTGAACACCACGTACGGGTACTTGCGGGAGGAGACCGGCATGTCTTCCAGGGTGAGCTTCTCCAGAAGCTTCTTCCTCGAGGTCGCCTGCTTTGCCTTCGAGGCGTTGGAGCTGAAGCGCTGGATGAACTCCTTCAGTTCGTTCGCCTTGTCCGTTACCTTCCGGTTTTCGTCCTGGCGCTGCTTCAGCTGTAGCTGGCTCGCCTGGTACCAGAAGTCGTAGTTCCCCACGTACACTTGGATGCGGCTGAAGTCGATGTCGGCGATGTGGGTGCAGACCTGGTTCAGGAAGTGGCGGTCGTGGGAGACCACGATGACCGTGTTCTGGAAGCGGTACAGGAACTCCTCCAGCCAGGCGATCGACTTCAGGTCGAGGTGGTTGGTAGGCTCGTCCAGAAGAAGGACGTCTGGGTTGCCGAAGAGGGCCTGGGCCAGAAGCACCCGCACCTTTTCGCCACCTTCCAGCTCCTTCATCTTCTTTGTGCGCATCTCCTCGGTGATGCCGAGGCCGTTCAGGAGGACGGCGGCTTCGGATTCCGCCTCGTAGCCGTTCATCTCGGCGAATTCCGCCTCGAGCTCGGCGGAGCGGATGCCGTCTTCTTCGGTAAACTCCTCCTTGGAGTAGATCGCGTCGCGCTCGGTCATGATCTGGTGCAGCTTCGCGTGCCCCATGATGACGGTGTCGAAAACGGTATACTCGTCAAAGGCGAACTGGTCCTGCTTGAGGACGGCGATCCTCTCGCGCGGCCCGACGATGATCTCTCCCTTGTCCGCTTCGATCTCGCCGGAAAGGATCTTCAGAAAGGTCGACTTGCCGGCGCCGTTGGCGCCGATGAGCCCGTAGCAGTTCCCGGGCAGAAACTTTATATTGACGTCCTTAAAGAGCACCCTTTTGCCGTAGGCGAGGGTGACGTTCGATGCGCTGATCATCCTGTGCTTTGTCTCCTTCTGAAAAAATGAAAAACCACAGGGAGGGGTCCCTGTGGTTTCAAGGCGCTTCTTTTATACCATCTTTGCCGCCGGCGCGGCAATCCCTTTTTCCGCCTGCGACGGCGGGGTAATTTCTGTACGGATTCTACGGCTGCGTGCTAAAAAAAGTTTATTTTCGGGTGTTGTTATGGCATTGTGTATACCGTTCGCGCGCAGGGTGGAGCCGACATGTCGGTGCCTTCTCCGCCGATATTGTTCTGGAGGTTTTCGATGAGGATCATCGACAAGATAAATGAGGGCAAGCAGTTCTTTTCCCTGGAGTTTTTCCCGCCGAAGGAGCGCGCCGACTGGCCGGCTTTCTTCGAGGTCGCCGACAGGCTTTCACGCCTCGAGCCGCTCTTTGCCTCCGTCACCTACGGGGCAGGGGGGAGCACCCAGCGCGACACGCTGGAGATCGTGACCCGCCTCAAGAAGGAGCACGGCCTGGAGACGATGGCGCACCTTACCTGCATCGGTGCGTATCGCGGCGCACTGGAGAAGTTCCTCGACGATCTTGCCGAGGCAGAGGTGTACAACGTCCTCGCCATGCGCGGCGACCGCCCTAAGGACGCGCCCCCCGAGTTCTCCGTCTGTCGCACGCTGCTGCACGCCTCCGATCTCACCGCCTTTATCCGTGCCTCCCGTCCCGACTTCTGCATCGGCGTCGCCGGCTACCCCGAAACGCACCCGGAGGCCGAGAGCGCCGCGAAAGACCTGGAGTACCTGAAGCTGAAGCTCGATGAGGGGGGGGACTTCGTGATCACCCAGCTCTTCTTCGACAACTCCCTCTACTTCGATTTCGTCAAACGTGCGCGCGCCATCGGTATCACCAAGCCGATCGTCCCCGGGATACTCCCGGTGGTGAGCCTGAAGGTAGTCCAGCGCATCGCATCGCTCTGCGGGTCCACCATTCCCGCGGAGTTCATGGCCCAGCTCGAGGAGGCTGATCGGCGCGGCGGCGCGGACGCAGTCCTGGAGGTCGGCGTGGCACACGCAAGGAAGCAGGCTCAGGACCTCCTTGCTGCCGGGGTGCCGGGGGTGCATCTCTATACGCTGAACCGCGCAGACGCTATTATTAATATAGTGGATGGGCTGATGGAAGAGCCGGGGCGGGAAGCGTTGCAGGCGAAAGGGTAGGAATCCTTTCTCCGGCCCGGCCGGTCCTGAAACAATCAATGGTCCACCCGTTCGCACTGAGCCTGCCGAAAGGCGCGATTGGTTTCGCACCCTGCGGATCAGCGGTAGAGGAATCGGCTATGGATACGGTTATAAAGGTCGGCATCAGCACCTGTCTTTTAGGGGAGCGCGTACGCTACGATGGTGGCCACAAGCGCGATCCGTATCTCACCGACATCCTTGGCCGCTTCTTCACCTTTGTCCCGGTCTGTCCGGAGGTGGAGTGCGGCATGCCGATTCCGCGCGAGGCGATGCGGCTGGAAGGGGATCCCGCCTCTCCGCGCCTGATGACGCAACGCACCAGGGTGGACAAGACGGAGCAGATGACCTCCTTCTGCGACGACAAGATCCGCCTGCTGGCCCGGGAGGAGCTCTGCGGCTTCATCTTCAAAAAGGATTCACCAAGCTCCGGACTCCACCGCGTGAAGGTGTACAACAGCGGCATGCCCAGCAAGAACGGCCGCGGACTCTTTGCAGCTGCCGTGGTGAAGGCATTTCCCCTCCTGCCGGTCGAGGAGGAGGGGCGGCTCAATGACCCCGACCTGCGCGAGAATTTCATCGAGAGCGTTTTCACCTACTCGCGCTGGAAGACCTTTCTGAAAAGCAGACCCACCTTTGGCGGCCTGGTCGAATTCCATTCCAACCACAAGCT
The DNA window shown above is from Geomonas sp. RF6 and carries:
- a CDS encoding ABC-F family ATP-binding cassette domain-containing protein codes for the protein MISASNVTLAYGKRVLFKDVNIKFLPGNCYGLIGANGAGKSTFLKILSGEIEADKGEIIVGPRERIAVLKQDQFAFDEYTVFDTVIMGHAKLHQIMTERDAIYSKEEFTEEDGIRSAELEAEFAEMNGYEAESEAAVLLNGLGITEEMRTKKMKELEGGEKVRVLLAQALFGNPDVLLLDEPTNHLDLKSIAWLEEFLYRFQNTVIVVSHDRHFLNQVCTHIADIDFSRIQVYVGNYDFWYQASQLQLKQRQDENRKVTDKANELKEFIQRFSSNASKAKQATSRKKLLEKLTLEDMPVSSRKYPYVVFKPERPCGDIILEVKGLSKEVEGVQLFKDLDLTVRKGDKIAFIGGNSLAKTTLFQILAGELEPDAGTFRWGVTITNAYFPKENGEYFKNDLNLIEWLGQYSPPTEGESFARGFLGRMLFSGEEAMKKTSVLSGGERVRCMLSRMMLTGANALILDEPTNHLDLESITALNNGLIAFNEVVLFASHDHEFVSTVANRIVEITPKGIIDRIMGFDDYLESAEVVAAREALCEGHAELSL
- a CDS encoding NAD(P)H-quinone oxidoreductase, which translates into the protein MKAVLMEGFGGREVLRVGDAPKPAPKENQVLVRVMATSVNRPDLVQREGKYPPPPGESEILGLEVAGIVEEVGPGVSAWQPGDRVMSLVGGGGYAEYATPYANHLMRIPETMSFEEAACVCETYITAFLNVLVLGALKEGETALLHGGGGGVNTAAIQLCRALVPSSRLIVTASPGKVERVKELGADLVINYRESDFAEVIKEYTGKKGVDVILDHIGAKYFSSNMNSLAVKGRLVVIGVTSGITGELNLAMMMVKRQQIIGSVLRARPVAEKGDIVALFAERALPKLADRTVVPIVHQVFPLEQVREAHALMEESGHFGKIVLRVA
- a CDS encoding YbgA family protein; this encodes MDTVIKVGISTCLLGERVRYDGGHKRDPYLTDILGRFFTFVPVCPEVECGMPIPREAMRLEGDPASPRLMTQRTRVDKTEQMTSFCDDKIRLLAREELCGFIFKKDSPSSGLHRVKVYNSGMPSKNGRGLFAAAVVKAFPLLPVEEEGRLNDPDLRENFIESVFTYSRWKTFLKSRPTFGGLVEFHSNHKLLIMAHSPSIYREMGSLVATGKGIEQPELFRRYEELLMSAMAHQATVPKNTNVLSHIMGYFKKELSAMEKAELLEIIRQYHEKLVPLIVPITLLKHYCLKYDQSYLLRQYYLSPHPSELALRNHA
- the metF gene encoding methylenetetrahydrofolate reductase [NAD(P)H], which codes for MRIIDKINEGKQFFSLEFFPPKERADWPAFFEVADRLSRLEPLFASVTYGAGGSTQRDTLEIVTRLKKEHGLETMAHLTCIGAYRGALEKFLDDLAEAEVYNVLAMRGDRPKDAPPEFSVCRTLLHASDLTAFIRASRPDFCIGVAGYPETHPEAESAAKDLEYLKLKLDEGGDFVITQLFFDNSLYFDFVKRARAIGITKPIVPGILPVVSLKVVQRIASLCGSTIPAEFMAQLEEADRRGGADAVLEVGVAHARKQAQDLLAAGVPGVHLYTLNRADAIINIVDGLMEEPGREALQAKG